A section of the Rhizobium sp. Pop5 genome encodes:
- the dapD gene encoding 2,3,4,5-tetrahydropyridine-2,6-dicarboxylate N-succinyltransferase, with amino-acid sequence MSAIDLASLEKTIEAAFDNRDNVNTSTKGEVRDAVEAALDLLDAGKARVAERGTDGAWTVNQWLKKAVLLSFRLNDMDVVKGGSGNSTWWDKVPSKFEGWGENHFRAAGFRAVPNCVVRRSAYIAPNAILMPSFVNLGAYVGEGTMVDTWATVGSCAQIGKHVHLSGGVGIGGVLEPMQAGPTIIEDNCFIGARSEVVEGCIIREGSVLGMGVFIGKSTKIVDRATGEVMYGEVPPYSVVVAGSMPSGNATMANGQPAPHLYCAVIVKRVDEKTRSKTGINELLRD; translated from the coding sequence ATGAGCGCCATCGACCTCGCATCCCTCGAAAAGACCATCGAAGCCGCCTTCGACAATCGCGACAATGTGAACACGTCGACGAAGGGCGAGGTTCGCGATGCGGTCGAAGCAGCGCTCGATCTGCTCGATGCCGGCAAGGCCCGCGTGGCCGAACGGGGCACCGACGGCGCCTGGACGGTCAACCAGTGGCTGAAGAAGGCCGTGCTGTTGTCCTTCCGCCTCAACGACATGGACGTGGTCAAGGGTGGTTCGGGCAATTCGACCTGGTGGGACAAGGTGCCCTCTAAATTCGAGGGCTGGGGCGAGAACCATTTCCGCGCCGCCGGCTTCCGCGCCGTGCCGAACTGCGTCGTGCGTCGCTCGGCCTATATCGCGCCGAACGCAATCCTGATGCCGTCCTTCGTCAATCTCGGCGCCTATGTCGGCGAAGGCACGATGGTCGATACCTGGGCGACCGTCGGCTCCTGCGCGCAAATCGGCAAACATGTGCATCTCTCCGGCGGCGTCGGCATCGGCGGCGTGCTAGAGCCGATGCAGGCCGGCCCGACAATCATCGAGGACAATTGCTTCATCGGCGCCCGTTCCGAAGTCGTCGAGGGCTGCATCATCCGCGAAGGCTCCGTGCTCGGCATGGGCGTCTTTATCGGCAAGTCGACCAAGATCGTCGACCGCGCCACCGGCGAGGTGATGTACGGCGAAGTGCCGCCCTATTCCGTCGTCGTCGCCGGCTCGATGCCGTCGGGCAATGCGACCATGGCGAACGGGCAGCCGGCGCCGCATCTCTATTGCGCCGTCATCGTCAAGCGCGTCGATGAAAAGACCCGCTCCAAAACGGGCATCAACGAGCTGCTCCGAGATTGA
- a CDS encoding sigma-70 family RNA polymerase sigma factor encodes MQGDGIADLIGRVALGDRTAFVALYNQTAPKLLSICLRILKDRAEAEEALQEVYISIWQRARSFSTASGSPPVWLAAIARNRAIDVLRARKPVADELDSAYDLADSAPDPEKQTITKDEGRRIDTCMEELEADRAVAVKRAYVEGLSYQELADQFGVPLNTMRTWLRRSLLKLRECMER; translated from the coding sequence ATGCAAGGCGATGGGATCGCAGACCTGATCGGCCGCGTCGCGCTCGGCGACCGCACGGCTTTCGTTGCCCTCTACAACCAGACTGCGCCGAAACTTTTGTCGATCTGCCTGCGTATCTTGAAGGATCGCGCAGAAGCCGAGGAAGCCCTGCAGGAAGTCTATATCAGCATCTGGCAGCGCGCCCGGAGCTTCTCGACCGCTTCGGGCTCGCCCCCGGTCTGGCTCGCTGCGATTGCACGCAATCGTGCGATCGACGTGCTGCGGGCGCGCAAGCCCGTCGCCGACGAACTGGACAGCGCCTACGACCTTGCCGATTCCGCACCCGACCCGGAAAAGCAGACCATCACGAAGGATGAAGGAAGGCGGATTGACACCTGCATGGAAGAGTTGGAAGCTGATCGTGCGGTCGCGGTGAAACGGGCTTATGTCGAAGGGCTGAGCTATCAGGAACTGGCCGATCAGTTTGGCGTTCCGCTAAACACGATGCGGACCTGGCTCAGGCGCAGCCTCTTGAAACTGAGAGAGTGCATGGAACGATGA
- a CDS encoding anti-sigma factor domain-containing protein codes for MTSPDKSKGNRSRDEVLAGEYVLGVLSQQDRRVVEERMRHDRTFAAIVSRWEANLSSFNDEYEGVAPNRETFKQIEARLFGDGEKSASFSHGLWNSAVFWRSLAFACIVVAVSAVIFASGVVPQPQGPTPLVAELSGENNVINLRASYEVQSGRLKIVPVAAGKPEEKSLELWLVPGSGVPKSLGIFQPGEGGELLIPADLRSQVGDGAILAVSLEPFGGSPTGQATGPIVASGTVRRP; via the coding sequence ATGACATCGCCCGACAAAAGCAAGGGAAACCGCTCCCGCGACGAGGTTCTCGCCGGTGAATATGTGCTTGGGGTCCTCTCACAGCAGGATCGCCGGGTGGTGGAAGAGCGCATGCGTCACGATCGCACGTTCGCAGCGATCGTCAGCCGCTGGGAAGCCAACCTCTCCTCGTTCAACGACGAATATGAAGGCGTCGCCCCGAATCGGGAAACCTTCAAGCAGATCGAGGCGCGGCTTTTCGGCGATGGCGAAAAAAGCGCGTCCTTTTCGCATGGGCTCTGGAATTCCGCGGTCTTCTGGCGCTCGCTGGCCTTCGCCTGCATCGTCGTCGCCGTCAGCGCCGTCATCTTCGCCTCCGGCGTGGTGCCGCAGCCGCAGGGGCCGACACCGCTGGTGGCCGAGCTTTCGGGTGAAAACAACGTCATCAATCTTCGTGCATCCTACGAAGTGCAGAGCGGCCGGCTGAAGATCGTGCCGGTCGCGGCCGGCAAGCCGGAGGAGAAGTCACTCGAACTCTGGCTGGTACCAGGCAGCGGCGTACCGAAATCGCTCGGTATCTTCCAGCCGGGTGAGGGCGGTGAACTTCTCATTCCAGCCGATTTGCGCAGCCAAGTCGGCGATGGCGCCATACTTGCCGTCAGCCTCGAACCCTTCGGCGGCTCGCCGACCGGGCAGGCGACGGGCCCTATCGTTGCAAGCGGCACCGTCCGCCGGCCGTAA
- the dapE gene encoding succinyl-diaminopimelate desuccinylase, with protein MTATDPVVNLQALIRCPSVTPAEGGALTALEAMLAPLGFKIDRVKASEEGTPDIENLYARLGSDGPHLMFAGHTDVVPVGDEAAWTHPPFAAEISKGELFGRGAVDMKGGIACFAAAIARHIEKNGPPAGSISFLITGDEEGPAINGTIKLLQWAAERGERWDACLVGEPTNPDRLGDMIKIGRRGSLSGKITVHGVQGHAAYPHLADNPVRGILQLTQALMDPPFDGGTDDFQPSNLEVTTVDVGNPATNVIPAKASASFNIRFNDSWTAETLRAEILRRLDAAATDGRLRPGREPVRYDIVWADRPSHVFLTRNNGLIASLSSAVESVTGQSPALSTTGGTSDARFIKDYCPVVEFGLVGQTMHMVDERVAVSDLETLTAIYETFIARWFANAGS; from the coding sequence ATGACCGCTACCGATCCCGTCGTCAATCTGCAGGCGCTGATTCGCTGCCCCTCCGTGACACCAGCCGAAGGCGGAGCGCTCACGGCGCTGGAGGCGATGCTTGCGCCGCTCGGCTTCAAGATCGACAGGGTGAAGGCGAGCGAAGAGGGAACGCCCGACATCGAGAACCTCTATGCGCGCCTCGGCAGCGACGGCCCGCATCTGATGTTTGCCGGCCATACCGATGTCGTGCCGGTCGGCGACGAAGCCGCCTGGACGCATCCGCCCTTCGCCGCAGAGATTTCGAAGGGTGAACTCTTCGGCCGGGGCGCCGTCGACATGAAGGGCGGCATCGCCTGTTTCGCTGCCGCCATTGCCCGCCATATCGAAAAGAACGGACCGCCCGCAGGCTCGATTTCCTTCCTCATTACCGGCGACGAAGAAGGTCCGGCGATCAACGGCACGATCAAGCTCCTGCAATGGGCGGCCGAACGCGGCGAGCGCTGGGACGCCTGCCTCGTCGGCGAGCCTACCAATCCGGACAGGCTCGGCGACATGATCAAGATCGGCCGGCGCGGCTCGTTGTCGGGCAAGATCACGGTTCATGGCGTGCAGGGCCATGCGGCCTATCCCCACCTTGCCGACAATCCGGTGCGCGGCATTCTGCAGCTGACGCAGGCGCTGATGGACCCGCCTTTCGACGGCGGCACCGACGATTTCCAGCCGTCGAACCTTGAGGTGACCACCGTCGATGTCGGCAATCCCGCGACAAACGTCATTCCGGCCAAGGCATCGGCAAGCTTCAACATCCGCTTCAACGATAGCTGGACGGCCGAGACGCTTCGCGCCGAAATCCTGCGACGTCTCGATGCCGCGGCCACTGACGGCCGGCTGCGGCCGGGGCGGGAGCCGGTGAGGTACGACATCGTCTGGGCCGACCGGCCAAGCCATGTCTTCCTCACGCGCAACAACGGCCTGATCGCCTCGCTATCATCGGCAGTCGAAAGCGTGACTGGCCAGTCGCCGGCTCTTTCCACCACCGGCGGCACGTCGGATGCGCGCTTCATCAAGGATTATTGCCCGGTCGTCGAATTCGGCCTCGTCGGCCAGACGATGCACATGGTCGACGAGCGCGTCGCAGTATCCGACCTGGAAACGCTGACGGCGATCTACGAAACCTTCATCGCGCGCTGGTTCGCCAATGCCGGGTCTTAG
- a CDS encoding EF-hand domain-containing protein: protein MYRNKLILAALSSVLVFGAAAGASFAAPGDGPRQHAGMGRPGRDAFFEITYVRMLKQFDTNKDGKISKEEATEGVDKIFAAIDTNNDGSLTPGEIRQYRQAEMKAIKDQRKQNAGENSDGNAAPETSDNGDQGPPPRDDHDGGHRWMHHGSNIMHASIMMERIDTDENGQISKQEAEAAIDKLFVRMDRNKDGVISIDDMPDRPLL, encoded by the coding sequence ATGTACCGCAACAAGCTGATACTGGCAGCACTTTCCTCCGTCCTCGTTTTCGGCGCAGCCGCCGGGGCAAGCTTTGCCGCCCCCGGAGATGGGCCGCGCCAGCATGCCGGCATGGGCCGGCCGGGCCGCGACGCCTTCTTTGAGATCACCTATGTCCGCATGCTCAAGCAGTTTGACACCAATAAGGACGGGAAGATCTCCAAGGAAGAGGCCACCGAAGGCGTCGACAAGATCTTCGCCGCGATCGACACCAACAATGACGGCTCGCTGACGCCAGGCGAAATCCGTCAGTACCGGCAGGCTGAGATGAAGGCGATAAAAGATCAGCGGAAGCAGAATGCCGGCGAAAACAGCGATGGGAATGCCGCGCCCGAGACATCGGACAATGGCGACCAGGGACCGCCGCCACGCGATGACCACGACGGCGGCCACCGCTGGATGCACCACGGCAGCAACATCATGCATGCTTCGATCATGATGGAGCGGATCGACACCGACGAGAATGGCCAGATTTCCAAGCAGGAAGCCGAAGCCGCCATCGACAAGCTGTTTGTGCGGATGGACCGCAACAAGGACGGCGTCATCTCAATCGACGACATGCCGGACCGACCACTCCTGTAA
- the fmt gene encoding methionyl-tRNA formyltransferase, whose product MSLRIIFMGTPEFSVPTLRLLVEAGHSIVAVYTQPPRPGGRRGLDLQKSHVHQAAELLGLPVFTPVNFKDPEERERFAAFNADVGVVVAYGLLLPEAILNGTRDGCYNGHASLLPRWRGAAPIQRAIMAGDEKTGMMVMKMDKGLDTGAVALTREIEIEPNMTAGELHDRLMLTGAKAMAEAMVKLEMNDLPLTPQSEEGVLYAAKIDKAETRIDFARDARNVHNHIRGLAPFPGAWFELEIGSKPERVKVLGSELAQGQGAAGELLTDDLVVACGSGAVRLTRLQKAGGKPLAADDFLRGTPLAAGKRLS is encoded by the coding sequence ATGTCTCTTCGCATCATTTTCATGGGAACGCCGGAATTCTCGGTCCCGACCCTGCGCCTGCTCGTTGAGGCTGGGCACAGCATCGTTGCGGTTTACACGCAGCCTCCGAGGCCGGGTGGGCGGCGCGGGCTCGATCTGCAGAAATCGCACGTGCATCAGGCGGCCGAACTGCTCGGTCTTCCCGTCTTCACGCCTGTCAATTTCAAAGACCCCGAGGAGCGTGAGCGTTTTGCCGCCTTCAATGCAGATGTCGGCGTCGTTGTTGCCTATGGATTGCTGCTGCCGGAGGCGATTTTGAACGGCACCAGGGATGGATGCTACAACGGCCACGCCTCGCTGCTGCCGCGCTGGCGCGGGGCGGCACCCATTCAGCGGGCGATCATGGCCGGTGACGAAAAGACCGGCATGATGGTGATGAAGATGGACAAGGGGCTCGATACCGGCGCGGTCGCGCTGACCCGTGAGATCGAGATTGAGCCGAACATGACGGCGGGCGAGCTGCACGACCGGCTGATGCTGACCGGCGCCAAGGCGATGGCGGAGGCGATGGTAAAGCTGGAGATGAATGACCTGCCGCTGACCCCGCAGTCGGAAGAGGGCGTGCTCTATGCCGCCAAGATCGACAAGGCTGAGACGCGCATCGATTTCGCCCGAGATGCCAGGAATGTGCATAATCATATCCGTGGCCTGGCACCGTTTCCGGGCGCCTGGTTCGAGCTTGAGATCGGCAGCAAACCGGAGCGGGTGAAGGTGCTGGGCTCCGAGCTGGCGCAAGGGCAGGGCGCTGCCGGAGAACTGCTGACGGATGATCTCGTCGTCGCCTGCGGTTCGGGCGCGGTGCGGCTGACCAGGCTGCAGAAGGCGGGCGGCAAGCCGCTGGCCGCGGATGATTTCCTCAGGGGCACGCCGCTAGCCGCGGGCAAGAGGCTTTCCTGA
- a CDS encoding LOG family protein, whose amino-acid sequence MAKGRNGGSRRKDGVWDPLKSSSTDRQRAEAVPKTPQTLSPAYRLAYVDEDFLCREELRPIRLQLELMKTEMMLTERGIRSTVVMFGGARIPAPGQSAWAARNDIQRANLEAASVYYDEARKFARLCSKYSATFDFHEYVIVTGGGPGVMEAGNRGAADEGAPSIGLNIVLPHEQAPNVYVTPELSFNFHYFAIRKMHFMVRAKAIAVFPGGFGTLDEFFECLTLIQTGRMERLPLILFGEAFWRSIINFEALAEFGTIAPDDVKLISFVETAEAAWKIVQDFYERRE is encoded by the coding sequence ATGGCGAAGGGACGAAACGGCGGTTCGCGGCGCAAGGATGGTGTCTGGGATCCGCTGAAGAGCAGCTCGACCGACAGGCAGCGCGCCGAAGCGGTGCCGAAGACGCCGCAGACGCTGTCGCCCGCCTACCGTCTTGCCTATGTCGACGAGGATTTCCTCTGCCGCGAGGAACTGCGGCCGATCCGCTTGCAGCTGGAGCTGATGAAGACGGAAATGATGCTGACCGAACGCGGCATCAGGTCGACCGTCGTCATGTTCGGCGGCGCCCGCATTCCCGCCCCCGGCCAGAGCGCCTGGGCGGCGCGCAACGATATTCAACGCGCCAATCTGGAGGCTGCGTCCGTCTACTACGACGAGGCGCGCAAATTCGCCCGGCTCTGCTCGAAATATTCGGCCACTTTCGATTTCCACGAATACGTCATCGTCACTGGCGGAGGCCCCGGTGTGATGGAGGCGGGCAATCGCGGTGCGGCCGACGAGGGCGCGCCTTCGATCGGCCTCAACATCGTGCTGCCGCACGAGCAGGCACCGAACGTTTATGTGACGCCGGAACTCAGCTTCAACTTTCACTATTTCGCCATCCGCAAGATGCATTTCATGGTGCGGGCCAAGGCAATCGCGGTCTTTCCCGGCGGCTTCGGAACGCTCGATGAATTCTTCGAATGCCTGACGCTGATCCAGACCGGCCGCATGGAGCGACTGCCGCTGATCCTCTTCGGGGAAGCGTTCTGGCGAAGCATCATCAATTTCGAGGCATTGGCCGAATTCGGCACGATTGCGCCCGACGACGTCAAGCTAATCAGCTTCGTCGAGACGGCCGAAGCTGCGTGGAAGATCGTGCAGGATTTTTACGAGCGCCGCGAATAA
- a CDS encoding bifunctional transcriptional activator/DNA repair enzyme AdaA, producing the protein MLFERPDDDTLYDALIARSADYEGQAYVCVKTTGIFCRLTCPARKPKRENTVFFDTIAACMHSGFRPCQRCRPLEQPGREPIVDELVAKLDREAEVRWTEDELVRRGYDPSTVRRAFKRALGMTFHDIVRYRRLGEAARQLADGARVIDAQMEAGYESPSGFRTAFQRLVGKAPALSQNRELLFADWFDTPLGPMIAVADKTHLHLLEFHDRKALPTELEALQKRVRSSVAIGRTPVIDQIEAEIRDYFAGRLTSFKTPLALGGTPFEKRVWAKLLDIPVGETRAYGDLAREMERQEVVRAVGRANGANQLAIIVPCHRILGADGSLTGYGGGLWRKQWLLRHEENIAMQTKMEETA; encoded by the coding sequence ATGCTCTTCGAACGCCCCGACGATGATACGCTTTATGACGCCCTGATCGCGCGCAGCGCCGATTATGAAGGCCAGGCCTATGTCTGCGTGAAGACGACAGGCATCTTCTGCCGCCTGACCTGCCCGGCGCGCAAGCCGAAGCGGGAAAACACCGTCTTCTTTGATACGATCGCCGCCTGCATGCATTCGGGCTTTCGGCCGTGTCAGCGCTGCAGACCACTCGAGCAGCCGGGCCGCGAGCCGATCGTCGACGAGCTCGTGGCAAAGCTCGACCGCGAGGCGGAGGTGCGCTGGACCGAAGATGAACTGGTACGTCGCGGCTACGATCCCTCGACCGTGCGGCGTGCCTTCAAACGGGCGCTCGGTATGACCTTCCATGATATCGTCCGCTACCGCCGTCTCGGGGAGGCGGCTCGGCAGCTCGCCGACGGGGCACGTGTCATTGATGCGCAAATGGAAGCCGGCTACGAGTCTCCGAGTGGTTTTCGCACAGCCTTTCAGCGGCTCGTCGGCAAGGCACCGGCGCTCTCGCAAAACCGCGAACTGCTCTTTGCCGACTGGTTCGACACGCCGCTCGGGCCGATGATTGCCGTTGCCGACAAGACGCATCTGCATCTCCTCGAATTCCATGATCGCAAGGCGTTGCCGACCGAGCTCGAAGCACTGCAGAAGCGCGTCCGTTCTTCTGTCGCGATCGGCCGCACGCCTGTCATCGACCAGATCGAGGCGGAGATCCGGGATTACTTCGCCGGCCGGCTGACCTCCTTTAAAACGCCTCTGGCGCTCGGCGGCACACCCTTCGAAAAGCGTGTCTGGGCGAAGCTCCTGGATATCCCTGTCGGTGAGACGCGCGCCTATGGCGATCTTGCAAGGGAGATGGAGCGGCAGGAGGTCGTGCGTGCCGTCGGCCGCGCCAACGGCGCCAATCAGTTGGCCATTATCGTGCCCTGCCATCGCATCCTTGGCGCGGATGGCTCGTTGACCGGCTATGGCGGCGGGCTCTGGCGCAAGCAATGGCTGCTACGGCATGAAGAGAATATCGCTATGCAGACGAAGATGGAGGAGACGGCATGA
- the truA gene encoding tRNA pseudouridine(38-40) synthase TruA translates to MPRFCMTVEYDGGPYVGWQRQENGHSVQGALEAAVLSLTGETVSIRGAGRTDSGVHAMGQVIHADLSKDWSPYKLQNALNAHLRLAGERVSILDVELVPEFFDARFSALRRHYLYRIVSRRAPLALEAGKAWWVPKALDHEVMHAAAQKLVGRHDFSTFRSAHCQANSPVRTLDRLDVTRNGELIEIRATAQSFLHNQIRSFAGTLKLAGEGKWTPEDVQAALEAQDRKACGPVAPPEGLYFMQVDYPEVIIDRRRPAGDADESDDLS, encoded by the coding sequence ATGCCACGGTTCTGCATGACCGTCGAATATGACGGCGGCCCTTATGTCGGCTGGCAGCGCCAGGAGAACGGCCACTCCGTGCAGGGAGCGCTCGAAGCAGCGGTGCTTTCGCTGACCGGCGAGACGGTATCGATCCGCGGTGCCGGACGCACCGATTCCGGCGTCCACGCCATGGGGCAGGTGATCCATGCCGATCTTTCGAAGGATTGGTCGCCCTACAAGTTGCAGAATGCGTTGAACGCGCATCTGAGGCTTGCCGGCGAGCGCGTCTCCATTCTCGACGTCGAGTTGGTTCCCGAATTCTTCGATGCCCGCTTCTCGGCGCTGAGACGTCACTACCTTTACCGTATCGTCAGCCGCCGGGCGCCGTTGGCGCTCGAGGCTGGCAAGGCCTGGTGGGTGCCGAAGGCGCTCGACCACGAGGTCATGCATGCAGCAGCCCAGAAATTGGTCGGCCGGCACGATTTCTCCACCTTCCGCTCCGCCCATTGCCAGGCGAACAGCCCTGTGCGCACGCTCGACCGGCTGGATGTGACCCGCAACGGCGAGTTGATCGAAATCCGCGCCACGGCGCAGAGCTTCCTCCACAATCAGATCCGTTCTTTCGCCGGAACGCTGAAACTCGCCGGTGAGGGCAAATGGACGCCGGAAGATGTGCAGGCGGCGCTCGAAGCGCAGGACCGCAAGGCCTGCGGCCCGGTGGCACCGCCGGAAGGGCTCTATTTCATGCAGGTGGATTATCCCGAAGTGATCATCGACCGCCGCAGGCCGGCCGGCGATGCCGATGAGAGTGACGATCTGTCGTAA
- a CDS encoding isocitrate lyase/phosphoenolpyruvate mutase family protein → MNQIEKAKAFHALHRKGDPIVLYNIWDAGTAKAVADAGAKALATGSWSVAAAQGYADGEKLPMPALVETVKAITNVIDLPLSVDFEGAYSTEPAGAAANVARLVEVGAIGINFEDRVVDGSGLHPVERQAARIRAIREMAEGKDIPFFINARTDLFLAESDLSKHAGLVDEAIERGRAYAAAGGSGFFVPGLIDPALIEKICAASSLPVNVMMRAGAPDLKALARLGVGRVSYGPGPYRSMMEKLKQDAAAIYSQL, encoded by the coding sequence ATGAACCAGATTGAAAAGGCCAAAGCATTCCACGCATTGCACCGGAAGGGCGATCCGATCGTCCTCTATAATATCTGGGATGCGGGCACGGCGAAGGCCGTTGCCGATGCCGGGGCCAAGGCGCTTGCAACGGGAAGCTGGTCGGTCGCAGCAGCCCAAGGCTATGCGGACGGCGAGAAACTGCCGATGCCGGCGCTGGTCGAAACGGTGAAGGCGATCACCAATGTCATCGACCTGCCGCTTTCGGTCGATTTTGAAGGCGCTTATTCGACCGAGCCCGCCGGTGCTGCCGCCAATGTCGCCAGGCTGGTGGAGGTCGGCGCCATCGGCATCAATTTCGAGGATCGGGTCGTCGACGGCAGCGGGCTCCATCCGGTCGAACGGCAGGCGGCGCGCATCCGCGCCATTCGCGAGATGGCGGAAGGAAAGGATATTCCCTTCTTCATCAACGCCCGCACCGACCTCTTCCTTGCCGAGAGCGATCTTTCCAAACATGCCGGTCTGGTAGACGAAGCGATTGAGCGGGGCAGGGCCTATGCGGCGGCCGGCGGCAGCGGCTTCTTCGTTCCGGGCTTGATCGACCCCGCATTGATCGAAAAGATCTGCGCGGCATCGTCGCTGCCGGTCAACGTGATGATGCGGGCAGGCGCTCCAGATCTGAAAGCGCTGGCAAGGCTCGGCGTCGGCCGCGTCAGCTACGGTCCCGGGCCTTACCGATCGATGATGGAAAAGCTGAAGCAGGACGCGGCGGCGATCTATAGCCAGCTTTGA
- the argB gene encoding acetylglutamate kinase, translated as MNESESEIQARLLAKALPFMQRYENKTIVVKYGGHAMGNPELGKAFASDIALLKQSGVNPIVVHGGGPQIGAMLNKMGIESKFEGGLRVTDQKTVEIVEMVLAGSINKEIVALINQTGEWAIGLCGKDGNMVFAEKARKTVKDPDSNIERVLDLGFVGEVVEVDRTLLDLLARSEMIPVIAPVAPGRDGATYNINADTFAGAIAGALNATRLLFLTDVPGVLDKNGQLIKELSVAEARALIADGTISGGMIPKVETCIDAIKAGVQGVVILNGKTAHSVLLEIFTEHGIGTLIVP; from the coding sequence ATGAACGAGTCCGAAAGCGAAATTCAGGCACGGCTTCTGGCCAAGGCGCTGCCTTTCATGCAGCGCTACGAGAACAAGACGATTGTCGTGAAATACGGCGGCCACGCCATGGGCAATCCCGAGCTCGGCAAGGCGTTTGCCAGCGACATCGCGCTCCTGAAGCAATCGGGCGTCAACCCGATCGTCGTTCATGGCGGCGGCCCGCAGATCGGCGCCATGCTCAACAAGATGGGCATCGAATCGAAATTCGAGGGCGGGCTTCGCGTCACCGACCAGAAGACGGTCGAGATCGTCGAGATGGTGCTCGCCGGCTCGATCAACAAGGAGATCGTCGCGCTCATCAACCAGACCGGCGAATGGGCAATCGGCCTTTGCGGCAAGGACGGCAACATGGTCTTCGCCGAAAAAGCGCGCAAGACCGTGAAGGATCCGGATTCGAACATCGAGCGGGTGCTCGATCTCGGCTTCGTCGGCGAAGTGGTCGAAGTCGACCGCACGCTGCTCGATCTTCTCGCTCGCTCCGAGATGATCCCCGTCATCGCGCCGGTCGCACCCGGCCGTGACGGCGCGACCTACAATATCAATGCCGATACTTTCGCCGGTGCCATTGCCGGTGCGCTGAACGCCACTCGCCTGCTCTTCCTGACCGATGTTCCCGGCGTTCTCGACAAGAACGGCCAGCTCATCAAGGAGCTTTCCGTCGCCGAAGCGCGTGCCTTGATCGCCGACGGCACGATCTCGGGCGGCATGATCCCGAAGGTCGAAACCTGCATCGATGCGATCAAGGCCGGCGTGCAGGGTGTCGTCATCCTGAACGGCAAGACCGCCCATTCCGTCCTGCTCGAGATCTTCACCGAGCACGGCATCGGCACGCTGATCGTTCCCTGA
- a CDS encoding pyrimidine 5'-nucleotidase codes for MTKIDRTPERADFEHVTDWVFDLDNTLYPHHVNLFAQIDQNMTAYVAALLQMEREEARKLQKKYYLDHGTTLQGLMIHHGIDPNDFLEKAHAIDYSALTPQPELGDAIKALPGRKFIFTNGSVKHAEMTAGALGILEHFDDIFDIVAADYVPKPAQATYDKFTALKRVETSKAAMFEDLPRNLTVPKALGMQTVLLVPRNLEETVVEWWEKTSGEEDHIDFVTDDLVAFLGKVTGSGS; via the coding sequence ATGACAAAGATCGACCGTACGCCTGAAAGAGCCGATTTCGAACACGTCACCGATTGGGTGTTCGACCTCGACAACACGCTTTATCCTCATCACGTCAATCTCTTCGCGCAGATCGACCAGAACATGACCGCTTATGTCGCGGCGCTCTTACAGATGGAGCGGGAGGAAGCACGCAAGCTGCAGAAAAAGTATTATCTCGACCATGGCACGACGCTGCAGGGCTTGATGATCCATCACGGCATCGATCCGAACGACTTTCTCGAAAAGGCGCATGCGATCGATTATTCGGCGCTGACGCCGCAGCCGGAACTCGGCGATGCGATCAAGGCGCTGCCGGGGCGCAAGTTCATCTTCACCAACGGCAGCGTCAAACATGCCGAAATGACGGCCGGCGCGCTCGGCATTCTCGAGCACTTCGACGACATCTTCGATATCGTCGCCGCCGATTACGTGCCGAAACCGGCGCAGGCGACCTACGACAAATTCACCGCGCTGAAGCGCGTCGAAACGAGCAAGGCGGCGATGTTCGAGGATCTGCCGCGCAACCTGACTGTACCGAAAGCGCTCGGCATGCAGACCGTGCTGCTGGTGCCGCGCAATCTGGAAGAAACGGTTGTCGAATGGTGGGAAAAAACCAGCGGTGAGGAAGATCACATCGATTTCGTCACCGACGACCTCGTTGCTTTTCTCGGCAAGGTGACCGGATCCGGCAGCTGA